In Ilumatobacter fluminis, the following proteins share a genomic window:
- a CDS encoding nitroreductase family protein: MTEFADVVRRRRMTRAFRNDPLESGTIERLVDLASRAPSAGKTQGWHLVVLEGDDTARFWDITLPDERRATFRWQRLLDAPVIALPFADPEAYVARYAEPDKAATGLGESTEAWTTPYWTVDASMALMTFLLAAEDEGLGALLFGVFRGETELRAELDVPPHLELLGAVALGHPADVGPTPERRGDAGAGRSATRRRRPPSEIVHRGRFHAG, from the coding sequence GTGACCGAGTTCGCCGACGTCGTTCGTCGGCGGCGCATGACCCGCGCCTTCCGGAACGACCCGCTCGAGTCGGGCACCATCGAGCGACTCGTCGACCTCGCGTCCCGTGCCCCGTCGGCGGGCAAGACCCAGGGGTGGCACCTGGTGGTGCTCGAGGGCGACGACACCGCCCGGTTCTGGGACATCACCCTGCCCGACGAACGGCGGGCGACGTTCCGGTGGCAGCGTCTGCTCGACGCTCCCGTGATCGCACTCCCGTTCGCCGACCCCGAGGCCTACGTCGCTCGGTATGCCGAGCCCGACAAGGCGGCCACCGGACTGGGGGAGAGCACCGAGGCATGGACGACGCCGTACTGGACGGTCGACGCGTCGATGGCGCTCATGACGTTCCTCCTCGCCGCCGAGGACGAGGGCCTGGGCGCGCTGCTGTTCGGCGTGTTCCGTGGTGAGACCGAACTGCGCGCCGAACTCGACGTCCCGCCGCATCTCGAACTGCTCGGGGCCGTCGCGCTCGGACACCCGGCCGACGTCGGTCCGACGCCGGAACGGCGCGGCGACGCAGGCGCCGGACGCAGCGCCACACGGCGCCGACGGCCACCGTCGGAGATCGTGCATCGGGGTCGATTCCACGCTGGGTGA